One window of Paludibacter propionicigenes WB4 genomic DNA carries:
- a CDS encoding threonine aldolase family protein, translating to MKSFASDNYSGIHPEIFEAIQRANNQHQISYGEDFFTEEANEVFEKVFGPVTVLYTFNGTGANVTCLKCCTLPFQAVVCSEYAHILADECGAPTQSIGCSLLPLKTADGKLTPDMIKPLLNRIGNVHNTQPRVISISQSTEVGTVYSIAELKALCDFAHENEMYVHLDGARISNAVAALGVGLKEATVDCGVDIMSFGGTKNGLMVGEAVLIFNDELKANAPYFHKQTAQLFSKNRFISAQFTALLSNNLWWRMATHANEMAQLLASKVKNLPNVKITRSVDANAVFVIIPEHVIQPLRAQYPFYEWDAELHEQRWMSSFDTTEEDVIEFTEVLKKLL from the coding sequence ATGAAGTCCTTTGCAAGTGATAATTATTCCGGTATTCATCCGGAAATTTTTGAAGCTATTCAACGTGCTAATAACCAACACCAAATTTCGTACGGTGAAGATTTTTTTACAGAAGAAGCCAATGAGGTTTTTGAGAAGGTGTTCGGACCGGTTACCGTGCTTTATACCTTTAATGGTACCGGTGCCAATGTAACTTGCCTTAAATGTTGTACTTTGCCTTTTCAGGCAGTTGTTTGTTCGGAATATGCTCATATACTGGCCGATGAATGCGGTGCACCTACACAGAGTATTGGATGCTCTCTCCTACCCCTCAAAACTGCCGACGGCAAACTGACACCCGATATGATCAAGCCCTTACTCAATCGTATTGGTAACGTGCACAACACGCAGCCACGTGTTATCTCTATCAGTCAAAGTACTGAAGTGGGGACAGTATATTCTATTGCAGAGCTGAAAGCATTGTGCGACTTTGCTCATGAAAACGAAATGTATGTACACCTTGATGGTGCACGTATATCCAATGCTGTGGCTGCTTTAGGTGTTGGTTTAAAAGAAGCTACGGTAGATTGTGGCGTAGATATTATGAGTTTCGGAGGAACGAAAAACGGGTTAATGGTTGGAGAAGCTGTATTAATTTTCAATGATGAATTAAAAGCTAATGCGCCTTACTTTCATAAGCAAACAGCTCAATTATTTTCCAAAAACCGTTTTATATCTGCCCAATTTACAGCATTGCTTAGCAATAATTTGTGGTGGCGCATGGCAACTCATGCCAACGAAATGGCTCAATTATTGGCTTCTAAAGTAAAGAATCTGCCTAACGTAAAAATTACAAGAAGTGTTGATGCCAATGCCGTGTTTGTAATAATTCCCGAGCATGTTATTCAACCTTTACGGGCGCAATATCCGTTTTACGAGTGGGATGCCGAATTGCATGAACAACGCTGGATGAGTTCTTTCGATACTACTGAGGAAGACGTAATTGAATTTACCGAAGTTCTGAAAAAGCTACTATAG
- a CDS encoding DUF3276 family protein: MEVEKKKFEIEKKDNEIIYSKAIKAGKRIYYLDVKKSRNDDLFLAITESKKKVVGYEETSQVTYEKHKIFLYKEDFDKFIEGLEDVVGFIKREQGEAIQRSEEVVESVTAEEGKSKSFFDKFKF, from the coding sequence ATGGAAGTAGAGAAAAAGAAATTTGAGATTGAGAAAAAGGATAACGAAATCATTTATTCAAAGGCAATCAAAGCGGGAAAGAGAATTTATTATCTGGATGTGAAGAAGAGCAGAAACGATGATTTATTTTTAGCCATTACAGAGAGTAAAAAGAAAGTGGTTGGTTATGAAGAAACTTCTCAGGTTACTTACGAAAAGCACAAGATTTTTCTGTACAAAGAAGATTTTGATAAGTTTATTGAGGGACTTGAAGATGTAGTAGGCTTTATCAAACGTGAACAAGGCGAAGCAATACAACGCTCTGAAGAAGTTGTAGAATCGGTTACAGCAGAAGAAGGTAAATCCAAAAGTTTTTTTGATAAATTCAAGTTTTAA
- a CDS encoding phosphoribosyltransferase encodes MEKSFDEVLERVRTIDIPEKFDMVVAIANGGIIPAAMINQRLGCEYYLLKLNLRDAMQNKLYDKPKLLAEIDFDFKGKKVLLVDDRVKTGTTLEFAKALLSDAEIVKTLAVNGKADYCLYDEACFRFPWIV; translated from the coding sequence ATGGAAAAATCTTTTGATGAAGTATTGGAGCGGGTAAGAACTATCGATATCCCCGAAAAGTTTGATATGGTAGTGGCAATAGCTAATGGAGGTATTATTCCGGCAGCCATGATAAATCAACGTTTGGGGTGTGAGTATTATCTGTTGAAGCTGAATCTACGCGATGCTATGCAAAACAAATTGTATGACAAACCCAAATTATTGGCCGAAATAGATTTTGATTTCAAAGGTAAAAAAGTATTGTTGGTGGATGACCGTGTTAAAACCGGTACTACACTTGAGTTTGCCAAAGCATTATTGTCCGATGCTGAGATAGTAAAAACTTTGGCTGTAAATGGTAAAGCCGACTATTGTTTATATGACGAAGCGTGTTTCCGTTTTCCTTGGATTGTATAA
- the nusB gene encoding transcription antitermination factor NusB has protein sequence MINRVLLRIKIVQILYSYYKSDGKSLPLAEKELFHSIEKTYDLYYHLLQLSIEITRFAADKIETKRNKLRPTPEDLNPNTRFIDNAFVAQLSNNIQFNEYLQAHKLSWVNDSEIIKVLFEKIIDSEFYSEYMNAPATDYAADKDIWRKIFKKIILQSEELDDSIQDQNIYWTDDIEMVVSFIIKTIKRFDESKGDEQPLLPMFKDEEDAEFARKLMRSVLTKGPKLREMIDVNTKNWELDRIAFMDIVIMEVALAELMDFPTIPVNVTLNEYIEIAKTYSTEKSGTFINGVLDNIVGQLKSENKLIKVVMFSDNKK, from the coding sequence ATGATTAATCGAGTATTATTGCGTATTAAGATTGTTCAAATCTTATATTCCTACTATAAAAGCGATGGCAAATCGTTGCCTTTAGCCGAGAAAGAATTGTTTCACAGTATAGAGAAAACATACGATCTTTACTATCACTTACTTCAGTTGTCAATAGAAATCACCCGATTTGCAGCTGACAAAATTGAAACAAAGAGAAACAAGCTTCGTCCAACCCCGGAAGATTTAAATCCTAACACCCGTTTTATTGACAATGCATTCGTGGCTCAGCTGTCGAATAACATTCAGTTCAATGAATATCTCCAAGCTCATAAGCTATCATGGGTGAACGATTCGGAAATTATCAAAGTTCTATTCGAAAAGATCATAGACTCTGAATTCTACTCAGAATATATGAATGCTCCTGCTACAGATTATGCAGCAGATAAAGATATTTGGCGTAAAATTTTCAAAAAAATCATTCTGCAGAGCGAAGAGCTGGACGACTCGATACAGGATCAGAATATCTACTGGACAGACGATATCGAAATGGTGGTCAGCTTCATTATCAAAACAATTAAGCGATTTGATGAGAGCAAAGGTGATGAGCAACCGCTTCTTCCTATGTTCAAAGACGAAGAAGATGCAGAATTCGCACGAAAACTAATGCGCAGTGTGTTGACCAAAGGTCCGAAATTACGTGAAATGATAGACGTAAACACAAAAAACTGGGAACTGGATCGTATCGCTTTCATGGACATTGTTATTATGGAGGTGGCACTTGCCGAACTTATGGATTTTCCTACTATTCCGGTGAATGTTACATTAAACGAATATATCGAAATAGCAAAAACTTACAGCACTGAAAAGAGCGGTACATTTATCAATGGAGTACTCGATAATATCGTTGGTCAATTAAAAAGCGAAAATAAATTGATTAAAGTCGTCATGTTTAGTGATAATAAAAAATAA
- the yajC gene encoding preprotein translocase subunit YajC yields the protein MSLLSVLLQAAAPAGGNYGMLIMMALVFVVFYFFMIRPQSKRQKEIKKQRDAMKAGDSVVTSGGIYGKVKDVKETTVTIEIADNVRIKVDKNSVFATPEDIQAPAK from the coding sequence ATGAGTCTTTTGAGTGTTTTATTACAAGCAGCCGCTCCTGCAGGTGGCAATTATGGAATGTTGATAATGATGGCGCTGGTATTTGTCGTGTTTTATTTCTTCATGATACGTCCACAAAGCAAACGTCAGAAAGAAATCAAAAAACAACGTGACGCAATGAAAGCCGGTGACTCTGTGGTAACTTCAGGTGGTATTTATGGAAAAGTAAAAGATGTAAAAGAAACTACTGTTACTATTGAAATTGCTGACAATGTTCGCATTAAAGTTGACAAAAACTCTGTTTTTGCAACTCCTGAGGATATTCAAGCTCCTGCTAAATAA
- a CDS encoding YbbR-like domain-containing protein has protein sequence MAESSGIKFLKYYLQKLKLFFLSKDILSFLLFLALSAGFWFVHSLGKEHEIVISVPIKFVGLPMNYAITNNPPTEISINLKDQGLRLFTYTAKHNSPLTIDLRQNFHHKGEILITSDKLTTRIAKYLHLQPTTIVSEVHPDSLLIRYEKLVSAKLPVKLNAKIELSHQYMLSNKIQLSPDSVMIFGTKKAVEKLKSIPTELLTINNLSDTTHLQVQLKPVNHVRLSSESIKVSIFVEPFTERKVQVPITALNCPENLSIRTFPAFVNSTYIVGLSKFNTLSPSDIQVYLDYNELKNAKTSKGVLKIRNNSLNISNIRILPVEVEFILEQK, from the coding sequence ATGGCAGAAAGCAGCGGCATAAAATTTCTAAAGTATTACCTGCAAAAGCTTAAACTATTCTTTTTATCAAAGGATATTTTGAGCTTTTTGCTTTTTCTTGCTCTTTCTGCAGGTTTCTGGTTTGTCCATTCGCTTGGTAAAGAACACGAAATAGTGATAAGTGTACCTATTAAATTTGTAGGTCTGCCGATGAATTATGCTATCACGAATAATCCTCCGACAGAAATTTCTATAAATTTAAAAGACCAGGGTCTGCGTCTGTTTACTTATACAGCTAAGCATAATAGTCCACTGACTATTGACCTTCGGCAAAACTTTCATCACAAAGGAGAAATTCTGATTACTTCTGATAAACTTACCACCAGAATAGCTAAATACTTGCATCTGCAACCTACAACAATTGTTAGCGAAGTGCATCCCGATTCGCTTTTGATTAGATACGAAAAACTTGTTTCGGCTAAGCTTCCGGTTAAACTTAATGCGAAAATTGAACTATCCCACCAATACATGCTGAGTAATAAAATTCAGCTCAGTCCGGATAGTGTTATGATTTTTGGAACTAAGAAGGCTGTAGAAAAATTAAAATCAATTCCGACTGAATTACTAACAATAAATAATCTGAGTGACACAACTCATCTTCAGGTTCAATTAAAACCGGTTAATCACGTCCGATTGTCTTCAGAATCTATCAAAGTGAGCATATTCGTCGAACCTTTTACCGAAAGAAAGGTACAAGTTCCGATTACAGCATTAAATTGTCCGGAGAATTTGTCTATCCGCACTTTTCCTGCTTTTGTTAATTCAACTTACATTGTAGGTCTCAGTAAATTTAATACACTTTCTCCTTCAGACATTCAGGTTTATTTGGACTATAACGAATTAAAGAATGCCAAAACCAGTAAGGGTGTTCTCAAAATAAGAAACAATAGTTTGAATATCTCAAACATTCGAATCCTTCCGGTGGAAGTAGAATTCATTTTGGAACAAAAATAA
- a CDS encoding DegT/DnrJ/EryC1/StrS family aminotransferase yields the protein MKTIQMVDLRGQYEKIKVEINSAIQEVIDSSAFIKGGKVVDFQQNLETYLNVKHVIPVGNGTDALQIALMALGLKPGDEVITPTFTFIATAEVVALLGLTPVVVDVDIDTFNIDIESIKRAITPRTKAIVPVHLFGQNAEMEQILELARQHNLYVIEDACQSIGSTYTFANGKSFQSGTMGDVGCTSFFPSKNLGCFGDGGAIFTNNDELALRIRSIANHGMIERYHHDIVGVNSRLDSIQAAVLNVKLKYLDSYNNSRQEVATFYDNAFANDERLIVPKRSVNSSHVFHQYTLKLNGIDRSALKDYLAKLGIPSMIYYPVPLHLQKAYKNDRYKLGDFPNAEKLCECVLSLPMHTELDTDQLEYITRSVLEFIEKHSE from the coding sequence ATGAAGACTATTCAGATGGTTGACCTGCGTGGTCAATACGAAAAGATTAAAGTTGAAATAAACTCTGCCATTCAAGAGGTTATTGATTCATCAGCTTTTATAAAAGGAGGAAAAGTCGTAGATTTTCAACAAAACCTGGAAACATACCTGAATGTGAAGCACGTTATTCCGGTTGGCAATGGAACAGATGCATTACAAATTGCTTTAATGGCTTTAGGATTAAAGCCCGGCGATGAAGTAATTACGCCTACATTCACTTTTATAGCCACTGCCGAAGTGGTAGCGTTGCTGGGATTAACTCCCGTTGTAGTCGATGTTGACATTGATACATTCAACATCGATATTGAATCTATAAAAAGAGCCATTACACCCCGCACAAAGGCCATAGTCCCTGTTCATCTATTTGGACAAAATGCTGAAATGGAACAGATTTTGGAACTAGCCAGGCAACATAACCTGTATGTTATAGAAGATGCCTGCCAGTCAATTGGTTCAACTTATACATTTGCTAATGGAAAATCATTCCAATCGGGAACCATGGGAGATGTAGGCTGTACATCATTTTTTCCTTCAAAAAATTTGGGTTGTTTTGGAGATGGAGGTGCAATTTTTACCAATAACGATGAGTTAGCACTCAGGATACGGTCTATAGCCAACCATGGAATGATTGAACGATATCATCACGATATAGTAGGTGTAAATTCGAGATTAGACAGCATTCAGGCTGCCGTACTGAATGTAAAGCTAAAATATTTGGACAGTTATAACAATAGTCGTCAGGAAGTTGCAACATTTTATGATAATGCTTTTGCAAACGACGAACGGTTAATCGTTCCGAAGCGCTCAGTAAATTCCTCACACGTGTTTCATCAATACACTTTAAAACTGAATGGTATTGACCGCTCTGCTCTGAAAGATTACCTTGCTAAACTAGGAATACCTAGCATGATTTATTATCCGGTGCCGTTGCATTTACAGAAAGCATATAAAAATGACCGCTATAAGCTGGGTGATTTCCCCAATGCTGAGAAACTCTGTGAATGTGTACTATCGTTGCCGATGCATACTGAGTTGGATACAGATCAATTGGAGTATATTACAAGAAGTGTATTGGAATTTATTGAAAAACATTCAGAATAG
- a CDS encoding acyltransferase produces MKEYFAHETAVIDSDCQIGKATKIWHFSHIMSGCIIGEACNIGQNVVISPNVILGSNVKVQNNVSVYTGVICEDDVFLGPSMVFTNVINPRSHVVRKDEYQQTYVRKGATIGANATIVCGNEIGKYAMIGAGAVITKPVKAYALVIGNPAKQTGWVSINGHKLIFDENNRARCPETGQEYELNNETVYAIPEL; encoded by the coding sequence ATGAAAGAATACTTTGCTCACGAAACAGCTGTTATTGATTCGGATTGCCAAATCGGTAAGGCTACCAAAATCTGGCATTTTTCGCATATTATGTCCGGTTGTATTATTGGAGAAGCTTGTAATATCGGGCAAAATGTAGTAATTTCGCCTAATGTAATTCTTGGAAGCAATGTAAAAGTTCAGAATAATGTTTCTGTTTACACCGGAGTTATTTGCGAAGATGATGTTTTTCTCGGACCATCGATGGTATTTACCAATGTTATCAATCCGCGAAGTCATGTGGTCAGGAAGGATGAATATCAACAAACTTATGTACGCAAAGGAGCTACCATTGGTGCCAATGCTACAATAGTATGTGGTAACGAAATCGGGAAATATGCAATGATAGGAGCCGGAGCTGTAATCACTAAACCGGTGAAAGCCTATGCGTTGGTTATTGGAAATCCGGCAAAACAAACTGGCTGGGTTAGTATTAATGGGCATAAGCTGATATTTGATGAAAATAATAGAGCCCGGTGTCCTGAGACAGGTCAGGAATACGAATTGAATAACGAAACTGTATACGCTATTCCCGAATTATAA
- a CDS encoding Gfo/Idh/MocA family protein yields the protein MIKFAVIGQGHIGKRHAEMIRRNPEAELVAVCDVLPKEKLNLTDIKERFFTDYDELLAANLDIDVINICTPNGYHAEYAIKALECKKHVVIEKPMALSKLDAEKILFKSLEVSCHVFCVMQNRYSPPSIWLKKLVDNKTLGDIFMVKLDCFWNRDERYYTRDTWHGDAKLDGGTLFTQFSHFIDIIYWLFGNIQHINGSFADFNHEKLTDFEDSGIVNFSFVKGGMGCLSYSTSIWNSNLESSITIIGSKGTVKVSGQYMNEVTYCHIKDYEMPELPASNPPNDYGSYKGSAQNHHLVIENVIEKLNDKGNITTNALEGLNVVDIIERIYAVRDTQWKKQIK from the coding sequence ATGATAAAATTTGCAGTAATAGGGCAGGGGCACATTGGAAAAAGGCATGCTGAAATGATTCGTCGGAATCCGGAAGCTGAATTAGTTGCCGTTTGCGATGTTTTGCCAAAAGAGAAACTAAATCTGACGGATATAAAAGAAAGATTTTTTACCGATTACGATGAGTTGTTGGCTGCAAATTTGGATATTGATGTAATAAATATCTGCACTCCGAATGGTTATCATGCAGAATATGCTATCAAAGCTCTTGAGTGTAAAAAGCATGTTGTAATAGAAAAACCCATGGCATTGAGTAAATTAGATGCAGAAAAGATTCTTTTTAAGTCGCTTGAAGTATCATGCCATGTATTTTGTGTCATGCAGAACCGGTATTCTCCGCCATCAATCTGGCTGAAAAAACTGGTTGACAACAAAACGCTGGGTGATATATTTATGGTAAAACTTGATTGTTTTTGGAACAGAGATGAAAGATATTATACCCGAGATACATGGCATGGTGATGCGAAGTTAGATGGTGGAACTCTTTTTACACAGTTTTCGCACTTTATTGATATTATATATTGGCTATTTGGCAATATTCAGCATATTAATGGAAGCTTTGCAGATTTTAATCATGAGAAGCTGACTGATTTTGAAGACAGTGGTATCGTGAATTTCAGTTTTGTAAAAGGTGGCATGGGTTGTTTGAGCTATTCGACCTCTATTTGGAACTCTAATTTAGAAAGCAGTATCACGATTATCGGTTCTAAAGGGACTGTAAAGGTTTCGGGACAATATATGAATGAAGTAACCTATTGCCATATAAAAGATTATGAAATGCCTGAACTTCCGGCATCAAATCCACCAAATGATTATGGTTCATACAAAGGATCTGCCCAAAATCATCATTTGGTTATTGAAAATGTTATTGAGAAATTGAACGACAAAGGAAACATCACCACAAACGCTCTTGAAGGACTGAATGTTGTGGATATTATAGAGAGAATCTATGCAGTCAGGGATACACAATGGAAAAAACAAATTAAATAA
- a CDS encoding DUF4293 domain-containing protein, with protein MIQRIQTLYLLIIVILSGFVIFSPIAELINRADNLIYLVDINGISLVKPTGNIFESNIWGLTAISMVVAVFSLITIFSYKNRIKQIRYCVINMLFMVGYYAFLLFYIWSACNRLHTDWHLKITTVFPIVNLILNFLTIGAIGKDENLVKSADRLR; from the coding sequence ATGATACAACGAATTCAAACTCTTTACTTATTAATAATAGTTATTCTGTCGGGATTTGTAATATTCTCGCCAATTGCCGAATTGATTAACCGCGCTGATAATTTGATTTATCTCGTTGATATTAATGGTATTTCGCTAGTAAAACCTACAGGAAATATTTTCGAATCGAATATATGGGGATTGACTGCTATCTCGATGGTGGTGGCGGTTTTTTCACTAATAACCATTTTCTCCTATAAGAACAGGATTAAACAAATACGTTATTGTGTTATTAATATGCTGTTTATGGTTGGTTACTATGCTTTCTTGCTTTTCTACATTTGGTCTGCTTGTAACCGGTTGCATACTGACTGGCATCTAAAGATAACAACAGTATTTCCTATCGTAAATCTGATTTTGAATTTTCTTACGATCGGAGCTATTGGTAAAGATGAAAACCTGGTAAAATCGGCTGATCGTCTACGCTAG
- a CDS encoding bifunctional methionine sulfoxide reductase B/A protein has translation MKLNTLTPEEQAVILHKATERPFSGEYETNFAKGTYVCRQCDAPLYRSEDKFDAHCGWPSFDDEIPGAVKRIPDADGKRTEIICNNCGAHLGHVFLNEGFTPKNTRFCVNSISLKFIPAKKMKQENNTHETAYFASGCFWGTQYHFMKAAGVISTTVGYMGGHTLNPTYKEVCTGETGHAETTEVVFDNTKTSYENMVKLYFETHDFTQVGGQGPDIGDQYRSVIFYTSEAQKQIAEKYIRILTDKGYKVATILQKAPEFWKAEDYHQEYYEKKNGTPYCHIYRKIF, from the coding sequence ATGAAATTAAATACACTAACACCCGAAGAGCAGGCAGTTATTCTGCATAAAGCCACAGAAAGACCATTTTCAGGGGAATATGAGACTAATTTTGCAAAAGGTACATACGTCTGCAGGCAATGTGATGCTCCTTTGTATCGATCCGAAGATAAATTTGATGCTCACTGTGGATGGCCAAGTTTCGATGACGAAATACCCGGCGCAGTAAAAAGAATTCCTGATGCTGATGGCAAACGCACCGAAATAATATGCAATAATTGTGGAGCGCATTTAGGTCATGTATTTTTAAATGAAGGTTTTACACCTAAGAACACACGCTTTTGCGTAAATTCTATATCACTAAAATTTATTCCAGCTAAAAAAATGAAACAAGAAAACAACACGCACGAGACTGCTTATTTTGCGTCAGGCTGTTTCTGGGGAACGCAATATCACTTTATGAAAGCTGCCGGAGTAATCTCGACTACTGTAGGTTATATGGGTGGGCATACTCTGAATCCAACTTACAAAGAAGTGTGTACCGGTGAAACCGGTCATGCTGAAACAACTGAAGTAGTTTTTGATAACACCAAAACATCGTATGAAAATATGGTAAAGCTATATTTTGAAACGCATGATTTCACACAAGTAGGAGGGCAGGGACCTGATATTGGAGATCAGTACAGATCGGTAATTTTTTATACATCCGAAGCTCAAAAGCAAATAGCAGAAAAATACATACGCATTCTGACAGATAAGGGCTATAAAGTAGCAACTATACTACAGAAGGCGCCTGAGTTCTGGAAAGCCGAAGATTATCATCAGGAATACTACGAAAAGAAAAACGGTACGCCTTATTGTCATATTTACCGGAAAATTTTCTAA
- a CDS encoding TraB/GumN family protein has translation MKKIILTFSISLVGFITVQAQLLWKVTGNGLKHPSYIFGTQDLISIQFLDSVPGLFKAFNECDIVVGETVLNRIDETARIQQAAIMPSHINIKDLLSDEEYKIVDNELKSVLKFGLKEVSIMNPTLILSLYKTEIFKQKTGFKDGTQSDSYFQLVASEKDKKVVGLENVEQQIKSLYGFGTLERQADLLVEAIQDKDKVINEMIQLNKLYKAGKIDELIKHSTAMTQEEYAKVIDNRNIDWLTKLPELLKKSSCFVCVGAIHLGGDIGIIKQLEKKGYKVKAVE, from the coding sequence ATGAAGAAGATTATTCTTACATTTTCTATATCTTTAGTTGGATTCATAACCGTTCAGGCACAGCTTTTATGGAAGGTTACTGGAAACGGATTGAAACATCCGTCCTATATATTTGGAACACAAGATCTTATTTCGATTCAATTTTTAGATAGTGTCCCCGGATTATTTAAAGCATTTAACGAATGTGATATCGTTGTGGGAGAAACAGTTCTGAATAGAATAGATGAAACAGCCAGAATTCAGCAAGCAGCTATTATGCCGAGTCATATAAATATTAAAGACTTGTTATCCGATGAAGAATATAAGATTGTTGATAATGAGTTGAAGTCAGTTCTGAAATTCGGATTAAAAGAAGTTTCAATTATGAATCCGACATTAATACTGAGTTTGTACAAAACAGAGATATTTAAACAAAAAACAGGATTCAAAGATGGTACACAATCTGATTCATACTTTCAACTTGTTGCATCAGAAAAAGATAAAAAAGTAGTTGGGTTGGAAAACGTTGAGCAGCAAATAAAGTCGCTTTATGGTTTCGGAACTTTAGAGCGCCAGGCCGATTTACTGGTGGAAGCAATTCAGGATAAGGATAAAGTTATAAATGAAATGATTCAGTTGAATAAACTCTACAAAGCCGGTAAGATTGATGAATTAATAAAGCATTCTACAGCTATGACACAAGAAGAATATGCGAAAGTAATTGATAACCGAAATATAGACTGGTTGACAAAGTTGCCTGAACTGCTGAAAAAATCGTCTTGCTTTGTATGCGTTGGAGCCATACATTTGGGTGGAGATATCGGAATAATTAAGCAGTTGGAAAAGAAAGGATATAAAGTAAAAGCTGTAGAATAA
- a CDS encoding hydrogen peroxide-inducible genes activator, with translation MTLQQLEYVLALEKTRHFVRAAELCGVTQPTLSAMIQKLEEELDCKIFDRSRQPIEVTAIGKEIISQAQVIIYQSNQLKESVLSTKNAVSGTLNLAIIPTIAPYLLPKFIASFKNSYPDISLKISEMHTSTIIEKLRVAEIDLAILSTPLDDPKILEVPLYYEKFVAYISPDEPIYERAELSANDMPLDKLWVLEEGHCLRNQVFNFCHEKPIQSSTYEAGSIDTLVKIVDLNGGYTVIPELHIDLLNESQKSNLREIVKPEATREISIVIRHDFVREGMINAVAECIKQIIPSHMLDARLKKFAIRL, from the coding sequence ATGACTTTACAGCAACTGGAATATGTATTAGCACTGGAAAAAACCCGTCATTTTGTACGTGCAGCCGAATTGTGTGGTGTTACTCAGCCAACCCTGAGTGCCATGATTCAAAAACTGGAAGAAGAGCTTGACTGTAAAATTTTCGATCGCTCCAGACAGCCAATAGAAGTAACAGCTATAGGAAAAGAAATAATATCTCAGGCTCAGGTAATTATATATCAATCGAACCAATTGAAAGAAAGTGTTTTATCAACAAAAAATGCTGTTAGCGGGACGTTGAATTTGGCTATTATTCCAACTATTGCTCCATATTTACTTCCCAAATTTATAGCTTCATTTAAAAATTCTTACCCTGATATTTCGCTAAAAATCAGCGAAATGCATACATCCACCATTATTGAAAAGCTTCGAGTAGCTGAAATTGATCTGGCTATACTTTCAACACCACTTGATGATCCTAAAATATTGGAAGTTCCACTGTATTATGAAAAGTTTGTGGCCTATATTTCGCCGGATGAACCAATTTATGAAAGGGCGGAGCTCTCGGCAAACGATATGCCGCTCGACAAGCTATGGGTTTTGGAAGAAGGACATTGTTTGCGCAATCAGGTATTCAATTTCTGTCACGAAAAACCGATTCAATCTTCCACATACGAAGCCGGAAGTATTGATACTTTGGTAAAAATTGTAGATTTAAACGGTGGATACACTGTGATACCGGAACTGCATATAGACTTGCTGAATGAAAGTCAGAAATCCAATTTGCGTGAAATAGTAAAACCCGAAGCCACACGCGAAATTTCGATTGTAATAAGACACGACTTTGTAAGAGAAGGAATGATTAATGCTGTAGCAGAGTGCATTAAACAAATAATTCCCAGTCACATGCTCGATGCCAGATTGAAGAAATTTGCTATAAGACTTTAA